In Microcoleus sp. FACHB-672, one DNA window encodes the following:
- a CDS encoding acyl-CoA desaturase produces the protein MTIAPLKQEQTLQETPLRPKWTVIIFMAAVHLAALLAFLPSNFSWAAVGVAVFLHWVTGGLGITLGFHRLVTHRSFQTPKWLEYFLIFCGSLTCQGGVTDWVGLHRMHHLYSDQEKDPHDSNKGFLWSHMTCWFYHIPADKEVDRFTKDIADDKVYQFLNKYFFPLQIGLGVLLYFLGEAYSPGLGWSFVVWGIFVRLVVVFHCTWFVNSATHKFGYRTFDSEDKSTNCWWVALVTYGEGWHNNHHACQYSARHGLQWWEIDLTWMTIQFLQALGLATKVKLADK, from the coding sequence ATGACGATCGCACCTTTAAAACAAGAACAGACTTTACAAGAAACGCCGCTTCGCCCCAAGTGGACGGTGATCATCTTCATGGCAGCAGTCCACCTTGCTGCTCTTTTAGCTTTCTTGCCCAGTAACTTTAGCTGGGCAGCAGTGGGAGTCGCCGTTTTCCTTCACTGGGTAACGGGTGGGTTGGGCATTACCCTCGGTTTCCATCGCCTCGTAACTCACCGGAGTTTCCAGACTCCTAAGTGGCTGGAGTATTTTCTCATTTTCTGCGGCTCCCTCACTTGCCAAGGCGGCGTGACTGATTGGGTGGGGCTACACCGGATGCACCACTTGTATTCGGATCAGGAGAAAGATCCCCATGATTCCAACAAAGGCTTTTTGTGGAGTCACATGACTTGCTGGTTCTATCACATTCCAGCCGATAAAGAAGTTGATCGCTTCACCAAAGATATTGCTGATGACAAAGTTTATCAGTTTTTAAACAAGTATTTTTTCCCGCTTCAAATTGGCCTAGGCGTTTTGCTCTACTTCTTGGGAGAAGCATATTCTCCAGGGTTAGGTTGGTCATTTGTTGTTTGGGGTATCTTTGTTCGCTTGGTTGTGGTTTTTCACTGCACCTGGTTTGTGAACAGCGCCACTCATAAATTTGGCTACCGCACCTTTGACTCTGAAGATAAATCTACGAATTGTTGGTGGGTAGCTTTGGTGACTTATGGAGAAGGCTGGCACAACAATCACCACGCTTGTCAATATTCTGCCCGTCACGGTTTGCAATGGTGGGAAATTGATTTAACGTGGATGACGATTCAATTTTTGCAAGCACTTGGTTTAGCCACGAAGGTGAAATTAGCCGACAAGTAG
- a CDS encoding aminotransferase class I/II-fold pyridoxal phosphate-dependent enzyme gives MDSIQQLQAAEKALSPIFSGIDAQVKHNLKRVLDAFRAHRVGVHHFAGVTGYGHDDLGRETLDRVFAEVMGAEAAAVRVQFVSGTHAIACALYGVLRPGDEMLAVAGPPYDTLEEVIGLRGSGQGSLMDFGISYQQLPLTNTGTIDWQALASAVTEKTRLALIQRSCGYSWRSSLSISDIEKIVKIIKEQNPQTVCFVDNCYGEFIEEREPPAVGADLIAGSLIKNPGGTIVPGGGYIAGRADLVQAAACRLTAPGIGSSGGATFDCNRLLMQGLFLAPQMVGEAMKGNHLTGYVFDKLGYPVNPPPMAPRRDVIQAIQLGTPEKLIAFCRAIQQHSPVGSYLDPVPAPMPGYESQLVMAGGTFIDGSTSEFSADGPLREPYTVFCQGGTHWTHVAIALEAAIEVIGKKD, from the coding sequence ATGGATAGCATTCAACAGCTACAGGCAGCAGAAAAGGCACTGTCTCCGATTTTTTCTGGAATTGACGCTCAGGTCAAGCATAATCTCAAACGTGTCTTGGATGCCTTTCGCGCTCATCGTGTCGGGGTTCACCATTTTGCCGGCGTCACCGGCTATGGTCACGATGATTTGGGGCGAGAAACGTTAGATCGTGTGTTTGCTGAGGTCATGGGCGCTGAGGCTGCCGCAGTGCGGGTGCAGTTTGTATCTGGAACCCATGCTATCGCCTGCGCCCTATATGGCGTTCTCCGTCCGGGGGATGAAATGCTCGCTGTTGCCGGCCCCCCTTATGACACATTAGAAGAAGTCATTGGATTACGGGGATCTGGCCAAGGTTCGCTCATGGATTTTGGCATAAGTTACCAGCAACTCCCCTTAACCAACACCGGCACCATTGACTGGCAAGCTTTGGCATCTGCTGTCACCGAGAAAACCCGTTTGGCTTTGATCCAGCGCTCTTGCGGATATTCTTGGCGTTCGAGCTTGTCAATATCAGATATTGAAAAGATTGTCAAGATTATCAAAGAACAAAATCCCCAAACGGTTTGCTTTGTCGATAACTGTTACGGGGAATTTATTGAAGAACGGGAACCCCCGGCAGTCGGTGCTGATTTGATTGCCGGCTCATTAATTAAAAATCCCGGCGGCACCATCGTCCCCGGCGGTGGTTACATTGCCGGTCGAGCAGACTTGGTCCAAGCAGCTGCGTGCCGGCTCACAGCCCCCGGAATAGGCAGTAGCGGCGGCGCTACCTTTGATTGTAACAGATTGTTAATGCAAGGTTTATTTTTAGCCCCTCAAATGGTTGGGGAAGCCATGAAAGGCAATCACCTCACCGGCTATGTTTTCGACAAATTGGGATATCCCGTGAATCCGCCCCCAATGGCACCGCGTCGGGATGTCATCCAAGCCATTCAGTTGGGAACCCCAGAAAAATTAATTGCCTTTTGCCGCGCCATTCAGCAGCATTCCCCCGTGGGTTCCTATCTAGACCCAGTGCCGGCACCGATGCCAGGGTATGAAAGCCAACTGGTGATGGCCGGCGGCACCTTTATCGATGGCAGTACCTCGGAATTTTCTGCCGATGGGCCACTGCGGGAGCCTTACACAGTCTTCTGCCAAGGCGGAACACACTGGACTCATGTTGCCATTGCCCTGGAAGCTGCCATAGAAGTTATTGGCAAGAAAGATTAA
- a CDS encoding DUF2862 domain-containing protein: protein MEIGQRVKVCRLRDRLPANVVGKLKQNPVGTIEQFKMVDGSGVGVFVRFDDKFSTWFFEDELEPLQQ, encoded by the coding sequence ATGGAAATAGGTCAGAGAGTGAAAGTGTGCCGTCTGAGAGACCGGCTGCCGGCCAATGTAGTCGGCAAGCTCAAGCAGAATCCAGTCGGCACCATTGAACAATTTAAAATGGTGGATGGCAGCGGCGTTGGAGTATTTGTCCGGTTTGATGACAAATTTTCTACCTGGTTCTTTGAAGACGAACTAGAACCGCTACAACAGTAA
- a CDS encoding ArsA family ATPase yields the protein MARFLTFLGKGGTGRTTIAIAAAKKFASLGQRVLLAGSDPGPGLGILLGEAIGPDPQEIAPNLKAVQFQTSVLLERGWEEVKKLEAQYVRTPFFKAVFGQELGVVPGMDSILILNAIREYDATGQYDVIIYDGTGDQTTLRMLGSPEIVSWYIRRFRQVFADSDLGKTLSPFIQPVTSSVLNVDWSGDNFSQPTQEFNKVLDKWKDAVADPNQVTAYLVTTGNEAAIATARYLWGSAQQVGLSVGGAILNQASVTDTFAGEFDPLPISSVPLCSDDNWQPLIDALPDFSKAGSVPKPITINVAERTVSLFLPGFDKKQVKLTQYGPEVTIEAGDQRRNIFLPPELKGRQVKGAKFQNQSLIVSFA from the coding sequence ATGGCCCGGTTTTTAACATTTTTGGGTAAAGGCGGCACAGGCCGAACCACCATTGCAATTGCCGCTGCCAAGAAATTTGCCAGCCTTGGGCAGCGAGTGCTACTTGCCGGCTCTGACCCTGGGCCAGGGCTAGGTATACTGCTCGGAGAAGCTATTGGGCCAGATCCACAAGAGATCGCCCCGAACCTAAAAGCAGTGCAGTTTCAGACATCTGTGCTGCTAGAACGGGGTTGGGAAGAGGTGAAAAAGCTAGAAGCGCAATATGTCCGCACACCTTTTTTCAAAGCCGTTTTCGGCCAAGAATTAGGGGTCGTGCCGGGGATGGATAGTATCTTAATTTTGAATGCCATCCGCGAGTATGACGCCACCGGCCAATATGACGTAATTATCTACGATGGCACCGGCGATCAAACCACATTGCGAATGCTGGGTTCCCCAGAAATTGTTAGCTGGTATATCCGCCGGTTTCGTCAGGTATTTGCCGACTCCGACTTGGGCAAAACCTTATCGCCTTTTATCCAACCTGTCACCAGTTCCGTCCTGAATGTAGATTGGTCAGGGGATAATTTTTCCCAACCAACTCAGGAATTTAACAAAGTTCTGGATAAGTGGAAGGACGCAGTTGCCGATCCCAACCAAGTCACTGCCTACTTAGTCACCACCGGCAACGAAGCAGCCATCGCCACCGCCCGCTATCTTTGGGGCAGCGCCCAACAAGTCGGGCTAAGCGTTGGGGGTGCGATTTTGAATCAAGCGTCTGTAACCGATACCTTTGCCGGCGAATTCGATCCCTTGCCAATCAGCTCAGTTCCCTTGTGTAGTGATGATAACTGGCAACCGCTAATCGACGCCCTGCCAGATTTTAGCAAGGCCGGCAGCGTACCCAAACCGATCACCATTAACGTTGCTGAGCGCACCGTCAGCTTATTTTTGCCCGGTTTTGACAAAAAGCAAGTCAAACTGACTCAGTACGGCCCAGAAGTCACCATAGAAGCCGGTGATCAGCGGCGCAACATCTTTCTCCCCCCAGAGTTGAAAGGCAGACAAGTCAAAGGAGCTAAGTTTCAAAATCAATCCTTAATTGTCTCATTTGCCTAA
- the chlG gene encoding chlorophyll synthase ChlG: protein MSNPPTSSPNQAEGTADAAATQTDRSAKTRQLLGMKGAAGGETSIWKIRLQLMKPITWIPLIWGVLCGAASSGRFTWTLENVLIAAACMLLSGPVLVGYTQTLNDFYDREIDAINEPYRPIPSGAISIPQVVTQILVLLLVGIGIAYALDVWAGHEFPTITAIALGGSFLAYIYSAPPLKLKKNGWLGNYALGASYIALPWWTGHALFGDLNPTIMVLTLFYSLAGLGIAVVNDFKSVEGDRQLGLQSLPVMFGITTAAWICVMMIDVFQAGIAAYLVSIHQNLYAVILVLLIIPQITFQDMYFLRNPLENDVKYQASAQPFLVFGMLFTAIALGRAFV, encoded by the coding sequence ATGTCTAATCCTCCAACTTCTTCGCCAAATCAAGCCGAGGGGACTGCCGACGCAGCAGCAACCCAGACAGATCGCAGCGCTAAAACCAGACAACTTTTAGGCATGAAAGGCGCTGCCGGTGGCGAAACCTCCATCTGGAAGATTCGCTTGCAGCTAATGAAACCGATCACCTGGATACCTCTGATTTGGGGTGTGCTGTGTGGGGCGGCTTCTTCGGGCCGGTTCACTTGGACACTGGAAAATGTGCTAATAGCAGCGGCTTGTATGCTGCTGTCTGGTCCTGTGCTGGTCGGTTACACCCAAACCCTCAATGATTTTTACGACCGCGAAATTGACGCGATTAACGAACCTTACCGTCCCATTCCCTCCGGTGCGATCTCAATTCCTCAAGTCGTTACCCAAATTTTGGTGTTATTACTGGTAGGAATTGGCATAGCTTATGCCTTAGATGTGTGGGCAGGCCATGAATTTCCCACCATCACCGCCATCGCCCTTGGTGGATCTTTTCTGGCTTATATTTATTCAGCCCCACCCCTAAAGCTCAAGAAAAACGGCTGGTTGGGTAACTACGCCCTCGGTGCCAGCTACATCGCCCTGCCTTGGTGGACCGGCCACGCCTTATTTGGCGATCTTAATCCCACGATCATGGTTTTGACCTTATTCTACAGCTTGGCCGGCCTGGGAATTGCCGTTGTCAACGACTTTAAAAGCGTTGAAGGCGATCGGCAGCTTGGCTTACAATCCCTGCCGGTGATGTTTGGCATTACCACAGCCGCCTGGATCTGCGTGATGATGATTGATGTCTTTCAAGCAGGAATCGCCGCTTACCTGGTCAGCATTCACCAAAACCTCTACGCTGTGATTCTGGTGTTGCTGATTATTCCTCAAATTACTTTCCAGGATATGTATTTTCTGCGGAATCCCCTGGAAAATGATGTTAAATATCAGGCAAGCGCTCAACCTTTCCTCGTCTTTGGAATGCTCTTTACCGCTATAGCCTTGGGGCGTGCCTTTGTTTAA
- a CDS encoding penicillin-binding protein 1A, producing MSKFLSKLKDISTKSKGSAIEAGKPSFVHEEPALDRLEAQEPQVQHQERQHQEPEPESTPESSVAHQEQAPQEPEAAKTPGSSLLKKRLQAIRQTPLVTKLATTLKPIGPIAKAAQKSLREKPLQRRRSFWIGLGLVGVGSGALAVGVGLQSLERSLPATSEILTFVRGKTLTIKAADGAILEQMGEATREKLEIEEIPPKLVQAFIAIEDRRFYKHEGVDFQGILRASVLNVLARNVVQGGSTITQQLARIVFLNQDPSAERKIREALLARKIEREMRKEQILERYLNLVYLGSGAYGVADAAWVYFGKQVDEMTLGEMATIAGLPPAPTQYSPLVNAKVAQDRRNIVLREMQEAGFITAAEADEAINSPLKLNPKLPKRLQIESAYFTTYIKQQLPRYVSTEAIEMGGLTVETTLNRKWQKVAEKVVKDAIELDGPAQGFEQAALVSIDPRNGQIKALVGGNDFEKSQFNRATQAQRQPGSTFKGFVYTSAIAAGFSPYDGYLDAPLSIDGYKPENYGKTYRGWTSMMDALTSSINIVAVKVLADVGFEPTIKVARDMGIKTELKPYYALALGAIEVNLLELTNGYGTLAAQGNFVEAHGITKVTDGRGKVLYDGNLKQKRVVDKDSAALMTWMLERVVQNGTGAPAQLPDRQVAGKTGTSEEARDLWFIGYIPQLVTGVWLGNDDSYPTWGTSGTAAYTWREFMSKAVDGMPVEEFPKLPEIEGRKGSIKAKPVNAEMITLPLPAPPSQPNSNPGYSNPDPGYDAGGNNSGQYYDQGYSAPESGNYYEEPAPEAPAEYYPPQ from the coding sequence GTGTCAAAGTTTCTCTCAAAACTCAAGGATATATCCACAAAGAGCAAAGGCTCTGCAATTGAGGCTGGAAAACCCAGCTTTGTTCATGAAGAGCCAGCGCTAGATAGGCTGGAAGCTCAAGAACCACAAGTTCAACATCAAGAACGACAACATCAAGAACCAGAACCGGAAAGTACGCCTGAGTCCTCTGTAGCACATCAAGAACAAGCACCTCAAGAACCAGAAGCTGCAAAGACTCCTGGCTCATCTTTGTTGAAAAAGAGGCTTCAGGCAATTCGGCAAACGCCTTTGGTGACCAAACTGGCCACCACACTCAAACCGATTGGGCCAATTGCAAAGGCCGCTCAAAAGAGCCTGCGCGAGAAACCTTTACAGCGGCGGCGCTCATTCTGGATCGGTCTCGGTTTGGTCGGTGTGGGAAGTGGGGCGCTGGCTGTGGGTGTGGGTTTGCAGTCTCTGGAGCGCAGCTTACCGGCAACCTCAGAAATATTAACCTTTGTTCGCGGAAAAACCCTAACGATCAAAGCCGCAGACGGCGCGATCTTAGAACAAATGGGGGAGGCGACGCGAGAAAAGCTAGAAATTGAAGAAATCCCTCCCAAGTTGGTTCAAGCGTTTATAGCCATCGAAGATCGGCGCTTTTACAAGCACGAAGGCGTGGATTTTCAAGGCATTCTGAGAGCGAGTGTATTGAATGTCTTGGCGAGAAATGTTGTGCAAGGGGGCAGCACAATCACGCAACAGCTGGCTCGGATTGTATTCCTCAATCAAGATCCGAGTGCTGAGCGCAAAATTCGCGAAGCCTTACTCGCTCGAAAAATTGAGCGAGAGATGAGAAAAGAACAAATTTTAGAACGCTACCTTAACCTCGTTTATTTGGGTTCAGGGGCTTATGGGGTGGCCGACGCAGCCTGGGTTTATTTCGGCAAACAAGTGGACGAAATGACCCTAGGAGAAATGGCCACGATTGCTGGTTTGCCACCAGCCCCCACACAATACTCTCCGTTAGTGAATGCGAAAGTGGCACAAGATCGCCGCAATATCGTGTTGCGAGAAATGCAGGAGGCGGGATTTATTACCGCAGCAGAGGCGGATGAAGCGATCAACAGTCCCCTGAAGCTCAATCCCAAACTCCCCAAGCGTCTCCAGATAGAGTCTGCCTACTTTACAACCTACATCAAGCAGCAACTGCCCCGGTATGTCTCGACAGAGGCAATTGAAATGGGCGGGTTGACGGTAGAGACAACCCTCAACCGCAAGTGGCAGAAAGTCGCAGAAAAAGTTGTAAAAGATGCGATTGAACTGGACGGGCCGGCTCAAGGATTTGAGCAAGCGGCTTTAGTGTCGATTGACCCCCGCAATGGTCAAATTAAAGCACTGGTTGGGGGAAATGATTTTGAAAAGAGCCAATTTAACCGCGCCACTCAGGCTCAGCGCCAGCCGGGTTCCACGTTTAAAGGATTTGTCTATACATCCGCCATTGCAGCCGGCTTCTCTCCCTATGATGGCTACCTAGATGCACCGCTGTCGATCGATGGGTACAAACCTGAGAACTACGGCAAAACTTATCGCGGCTGGACTTCCATGATGGATGCCCTCACCTCTTCGATTAATATTGTTGCCGTCAAGGTGTTGGCAGATGTGGGGTTTGAACCGACAATCAAAGTCGCCCGCGATATGGGGATTAAAACCGAACTCAAACCTTACTACGCCCTAGCCCTCGGTGCAATTGAAGTGAACTTGTTAGAACTCACCAACGGCTACGGAACTCTGGCCGCCCAAGGTAACTTTGTGGAAGCCCACGGGATTACTAAGGTGACAGACGGACGGGGTAAGGTTCTCTACGATGGAAATTTAAAACAGAAACGGGTGGTGGACAAAGATTCGGCTGCGCTGATGACTTGGATGCTGGAAAGAGTGGTGCAAAACGGCACCGGCGCACCGGCACAGCTGCCAGACCGGCAAGTAGCTGGGAAAACCGGCACCTCTGAAGAAGCCCGTGACCTCTGGTTTATTGGCTATATCCCCCAATTAGTAACGGGGGTGTGGCTGGGCAATGATGACAGCTACCCGACTTGGGGAACGAGTGGCACCGCTGCCTACACGTGGCGCGAGTTTATGTCCAAAGCGGTGGATGGAATGCCGGTAGAAGAATTCCCCAAACTTCCAGAAATCGAAGGTCGTAAAGGCAGTATCAAAGCCAAGCCGGTGAATGCTGAAATGATTACTCTGCCACTGCCGGCCCCCCCTTCTCAGCCAAACTCGAACCCAGGTTACAGCAACCCTGACCCTGGCTATGACGCTGGGGGCAATAACTCCGGGCAATACTACGATCAAGGTTATTCGGCTCCAGAATCGGGCAATTATTACGAGGAGCCGGCACCCGAAGCGCCTGCTGAGTATTACCCACCACAGTAA
- the psb35 gene encoding photosystem II assembly protein Psb35 encodes MNVLMDVSVGTGAESFPLSFTLVYVVGFIAAVTIGSVAWYNSKRPPGWEDKERPDIVPKVKKEETPGVGEPKR; translated from the coding sequence ATGAACGTCTTAATGGATGTCAGTGTCGGTACGGGTGCAGAGAGTTTTCCATTATCTTTTACCTTGGTCTATGTAGTCGGATTTATTGCCGCTGTTACAATTGGCTCGGTTGCGTGGTACAACTCCAAGCGTCCACCGGGCTGGGAAGATAAAGAGCGTCCTGATATTGTGCCTAAAGTCAAAAAAGAAGAGACCCCAGGTGTTGGTGAGCCGAAACGGTGA
- a CDS encoding TerB family tellurite resistance protein: MADNSSAKQFVKILIGAAWIDGQIQPEERKYLQQVAKDKGLADDAEIQLLLFEFRTVHPKECYQWIREYLGEHPSAEDFHELIEAISMVVYSDGVVAIEEARLLTNIKLLDPANTSSEPAFNNVLKAVQELYQRWLGYQN, encoded by the coding sequence ATGGCAGACAACTCTAGTGCCAAACAATTCGTCAAAATCCTGATTGGTGCCGCTTGGATTGACGGGCAAATCCAGCCAGAAGAACGCAAATATCTCCAGCAAGTGGCCAAAGACAAGGGTTTAGCTGACGATGCAGAGATTCAGCTGCTGCTGTTTGAGTTTAGAACTGTGCACCCAAAAGAGTGCTACCAGTGGATTAGAGAATATTTGGGCGAACACCCCAGTGCTGAAGACTTCCACGAATTAATTGAAGCGATTAGCATGGTTGTTTACAGCGATGGGGTAGTGGCGATTGAAGAAGCGAGGCTTCTAACAAACATTAAGCTGCTCGATCCTGCCAATACTTCGTCTGAGCCGGCTTTCAATAACGTATTAAAAGCCGTTCAAGAACTCTACCAGCGCTGGCTCGGCTATCAAAACTAA
- a CDS encoding 16S rRNA (cytosine(967)-C(5))-methyltransferase: MHNSRQLAFLALRDVHRQGAFTDVALDKWLQKASAGAEPPMPADRRLATEIVYGCVRRQRTLDALIDQLAKKKADRQPPDLRTILHIGLYQLRYLTQIPAAAAVDTTVQLAKQNSLTGLSGFVNGLLRQYLRLLQDETGTQDSSFQNDPLQLPADPLQRLGVLHSYPDWMIQSWLDRLGFAETEQLCEWFNASPTIDLRVNILRSSIEEVEAALQSAGVPVNRVPHLPQALRLTSGAGAIQNLPGFNEGWWTVQDSSAQLVSYLLDPQPGDVVIDACAAPGGKTTHIAELMGDTGTIWACDRANSRLKKVKENAERIGLKSIQICAGDSRNFSQFTDSGNRVLLDAPCSGLGTLHRRTDARWRQTPENIQELSKLQGELLEQVAGWVKTGGVLVYATCTVHPLENERVIETFITRHSNWKIELPVSSFPVPPSPEGWVKVWPHRYQMDGFFMVRLKREKD; encoded by the coding sequence ATGCACAATTCACGTCAACTCGCATTTCTCGCACTCCGGGACGTACACCGGCAGGGTGCTTTTACCGATGTTGCCCTTGACAAGTGGCTGCAAAAAGCCAGCGCTGGGGCAGAACCTCCGATGCCGGCAGATCGGCGACTAGCCACGGAAATCGTCTATGGTTGTGTCAGAAGACAGCGCACCCTTGACGCCCTTATCGACCAATTGGCTAAAAAGAAAGCCGATCGGCAACCCCCTGATCTCCGCACAATTTTGCACATTGGGCTATACCAACTGCGCTATCTGACTCAGATTCCTGCCGCAGCGGCGGTTGATACGACAGTACAGTTAGCTAAGCAAAATTCTTTGACAGGTCTTTCAGGATTTGTCAATGGTTTACTGCGGCAATACTTACGTCTTCTCCAAGATGAAACCGGAACTCAGGATTCCTCGTTTCAAAACGATCCCCTGCAACTGCCGGCAGATCCGCTACAGCGTTTGGGCGTCTTGCACAGTTATCCCGACTGGATGATTCAAAGTTGGCTAGACAGACTGGGTTTTGCAGAAACAGAACAGCTGTGTGAGTGGTTCAACGCTTCCCCAACGATTGATCTGCGCGTCAATATCTTACGCTCATCGATAGAAGAAGTGGAGGCAGCGCTGCAAAGTGCCGGCGTGCCGGTGAATCGCGTGCCCCATTTACCGCAAGCGTTAAGATTAACCAGTGGTGCCGGTGCGATTCAAAACCTGCCAGGATTTAATGAAGGATGGTGGACTGTTCAAGATAGCAGTGCCCAACTGGTTAGCTATTTGCTCGATCCGCAACCGGGAGATGTGGTGATTGATGCCTGCGCCGCACCAGGAGGGAAAACAACCCACATCGCAGAATTGATGGGCGACACCGGCACGATTTGGGCGTGCGACAGAGCGAATTCCCGACTTAAAAAAGTTAAAGAAAATGCTGAGCGGATCGGGCTAAAATCAATTCAAATTTGTGCCGGCGACAGCCGCAACTTTTCCCAGTTTACTGATTCAGGCAACCGTGTCTTGCTAGATGCCCCCTGTTCGGGTTTGGGAACCCTGCACCGGCGAACAGATGCGCGGTGGCGTCAGACGCCGGAAAACATCCAAGAACTCTCCAAACTTCAGGGAGAACTGCTTGAACAAGTTGCCGGCTGGGTTAAAACCGGCGGCGTTCTGGTTTATGCCACTTGCACCGTGCATCCCTTGGAAAATGAACGGGTCATTGAAACATTTATAACGCGTCATTCTAACTGGAAAATCGAGCTGCCGGTCTCAAGTTTTCCAGTGCCACCCTCCCCAGAAGGTTGGGTGAAAGTTTGGCCCCATCGCTATCAAATGGACGGGTTTTTTATGGTGCGATTGAAGCGTGAAAAAGACTGA
- a CDS encoding STELLO glycosyltransferase family protein produces the protein MKLQNPPLNETRFAMKDNKFIVITSINYPTEGVTKIAQLCQDWNIILVGDKKTPTDWSYEGVQFLSVQDQLAFDSAFAKECPFNHYARKNIGYLLAIREGATVIAETDDDNIPYDNFLSSVNKSVEGKPVKKVGWENVYTHFTDERIWPRGLPLEYINESLKSTTPLGSQSKFDCSIQQYLADGNPDVDAIYRLTTEGEIKFNPNTIILGDGTFCPFNSQNTIWWPEAYPLLYLPSFVSFRMTDIWRSFVAQICLYKLDQNIAFREATVLQVRNEHSLIRDFEDEVTGYLNNVRIVEMLSSLSLSNQPAKTGENLLLCYEKLVEAGIIPQKELPLIDLWLKDLESFTSSVG, from the coding sequence ATGAAACTCCAGAACCCACCATTAAATGAAACCCGTTTTGCCATGAAAGACAATAAGTTTATCGTTATTACGAGTATCAACTATCCGACAGAAGGCGTAACAAAAATTGCCCAACTCTGCCAGGATTGGAATATTATTTTAGTTGGAGATAAAAAAACTCCAACCGACTGGAGCTACGAAGGTGTTCAATTTCTATCTGTGCAAGACCAACTTGCTTTTGATAGCGCCTTTGCCAAAGAATGCCCTTTCAACCACTATGCCCGAAAAAACATTGGATATCTCTTAGCGATCCGGGAGGGCGCAACAGTCATTGCTGAGACAGATGACGACAATATCCCTTATGACAACTTTCTGAGTTCAGTAAACAAGTCTGTGGAAGGTAAACCTGTTAAAAAGGTTGGGTGGGAGAATGTCTACACGCACTTTACTGATGAGAGAATTTGGCCGCGTGGCTTACCATTAGAATATATTAATGAGAGCCTTAAAAGCACTACCCCTTTAGGCTCTCAATCTAAGTTTGATTGCTCGATTCAGCAGTATTTGGCTGATGGAAACCCAGATGTTGATGCGATTTATCGGTTAACAACAGAAGGAGAAATAAAATTTAATCCTAACACAATTATTCTTGGAGATGGTACATTTTGTCCGTTCAATTCGCAAAATACAATCTGGTGGCCAGAGGCATATCCACTGCTTTATTTGCCTAGTTTTGTGAGCTTTAGAATGACTGACATTTGGCGCTCATTTGTTGCTCAAATCTGTCTATATAAACTGGATCAAAATATTGCCTTCCGAGAAGCGACGGTGTTACAAGTCAGGAACGAACATTCTTTGATCCGCGATTTTGAAGATGAGGTTACCGGCTATTTAAATAACGTCAGAATTGTGGAAATGCTCAGTAGTCTCTCGTTGTCAAATCAGCCGGCTAAGACAGGAGAAAACTTGCTGCTTTGCTACGAGAAGCTGGTGGAAGCAGGAATTATTCCCCAGAAGGAGTTACCGCTGATCGATTTATGGTTAAAAGACCTAGAATCGTTTACCTCATCAGTGGGCTAA